The following coding sequences are from one Prochlorococcus marinus CUG1438 window:
- the fabD gene encoding ACP S-malonyltransferase, with protein sequence MTVAWVFPGQGSQKIGMAKQIETLPNTKERFDYASEIFERNLFEICELNPEPKNPLGDLNNTRNTQICLFVVESILLDALKDNGFKPSYVAGHSLGEITALYCADVFSFEDCVSLIKVRSQLMANAGKGSMAAVIGFDRDQLDLLVKKIDDIVIANDNSSSQVVLSGTNEALDNLSREITCKRYLKLNVSGAFHSPFMREPSTKFSEYLKQIKFKNPSFPVISNYEPSLCSDPNQLKIRLENQMCNGVRWRETMDLMAKDNNLHIVEIGPSNVLSGLGKRHLHDVKISQVSTSDQITY encoded by the coding sequence ATGACAGTTGCATGGGTATTTCCTGGACAGGGTTCGCAAAAAATTGGAATGGCAAAACAGATTGAAACGTTGCCTAATACAAAAGAGAGGTTTGATTATGCTTCTGAGATATTCGAGAGGAATTTATTTGAAATTTGCGAGTTAAATCCTGAACCTAAAAATCCTCTGGGGGATCTGAATAATACAAGAAATACACAAATTTGTCTTTTTGTAGTCGAATCGATTTTATTAGATGCCCTTAAGGATAATGGTTTTAAACCATCTTATGTAGCTGGACATAGCCTGGGAGAAATTACTGCACTATATTGTGCAGATGTTTTTTCATTCGAAGATTGTGTATCACTAATAAAAGTAAGATCTCAATTAATGGCAAATGCCGGGAAAGGATCGATGGCAGCAGTAATTGGGTTTGATAGAGACCAACTTGATCTACTAGTAAAAAAAATTGATGATATTGTAATTGCAAATGACAATAGCTCTTCTCAAGTTGTTTTATCAGGAACTAATGAAGCATTAGATAATTTATCGAGAGAAATTACTTGTAAAAGATACCTGAAATTAAATGTCTCAGGAGCATTTCACTCCCCATTTATGCGGGAGCCTTCAACAAAGTTTTCTGAGTATTTAAAACAGATTAAATTTAAAAATCCCTCTTTCCCAGTCATAAGTAATTATGAACCTTCGCTTTGTAGTGATCCAAATCAACTTAAAATTAGATTAGAAAATCAAATGTGTAATGGGGTGAGGTGGCGAGAAACTATGGATTTAATGGCAAAAGATAATAATTTGCATATTGTTGAAATTGGCCCCTCAAATGTACTTAGCGGTTTAGGGAAAAGACATCTGCATGATGTAAAAATTTCTCAAGTTTCAACTTCTGATCAAATAACTTATTAA
- a CDS encoding phytoene synthase translates to MKKSISQLDQAYEICRKETQQWAKTFYLGTLLLPPEKRKAIWAIYVWCRRTDEIMDSEEASTKSQNELSENLDAWEENTKNVFKGEIRSELDSVLLDTIEKYPQSIQPYLDMIDGQRMDLNKFRYKDFDELKLYCYRVAGTVGLMTQNVMGIDSAYTSAPWSAKPDPSEAAIALGIANQLTNILRDVGEDRHRGRIYLPQSDIEEFNYSEEELLNGEINNQWKALMNFQLTRAREWFQKSEDGIKWLSSDARWPVWTSLRLYRGILDSIERLDYDVFNNRAFVKNSVKAFEIPISFLISRIK, encoded by the coding sequence AACCTTTTACTTGGGAACTCTTCTATTACCACCTGAAAAGCGAAAAGCTATCTGGGCTATTTATGTATGGTGCAGAAGAACAGATGAAATCATGGATAGCGAAGAAGCTTCAACTAAATCTCAAAATGAACTTTCAGAGAACTTAGATGCATGGGAAGAAAATACAAAGAATGTATTCAAGGGGGAAATTAGATCTGAGTTAGATTCAGTTTTGTTAGATACTATCGAGAAATATCCTCAAAGTATCCAACCATATTTAGATATGATAGATGGTCAGAGAATGGATCTTAATAAATTTAGATATAAAGATTTTGATGAATTAAAACTCTATTGTTATAGAGTCGCAGGTACCGTTGGTTTAATGACTCAGAATGTTATGGGAATTGATAGCGCTTATACATCAGCACCATGGAGTGCTAAGCCTGACCCCTCTGAAGCAGCTATAGCCCTAGGAATTGCAAATCAATTGACAAATATATTGAGAGATGTAGGAGAGGATAGGCACAGAGGGAGAATTTATCTCCCACAATCGGATATTGAAGAATTTAATTATTCTGAAGAAGAACTTTTAAACGGAGAAATCAACAATCAGTGGAAAGCGCTTATGAACTTTCAATTAACAAGGGCGCGTGAATGGTTCCAAAAGTCTGAAGATGGAATTAAATGGTTATCTTCTGATGCAAGGTGGCCTGTTTGGACATCTTTACGTCTCTATAGAGGAATCTTAGATTCTATTGAAAGACTAGATTATGATGTTTTTAATAACAGAGCTTTTGTAAAGAATTCAGTGAAGGCTTTCGAGATTCCAATATCTTTTTTAATTTCTCGAATTAAGTAG
- the radA gene encoding DNA repair protein RadA: protein MSSKLSTFICQNCGSETSQYFGKCLNCNSWNSIVEEVKSKTSKYKEIKNIKNSKKSIPFNEISSKKISRFTTGFREFDRVLGGGIVPGSVVLLGGEPGIGKSTIVLQSAGKISLNEKVLYITAEESLEQVKIRWERLNQKSIDLKIFAETNLSLIIEEIKCVNPSFAIIDSIQAIYNHEMQSSPGSVSQVRECSSELQNLAKDNNIALLIIGHVTKDGALAGPKTLEHLVDTVINFEGDNISSHRLLRSIKNRFGSTFEIGIFEMLEEGLREIKNPSSIFTNKENISGVTTTITNEGTRPLAVDIQALVNKTFYSNPRRTTTGISINRLHQILAVIEKHVGIKLSEFDCYIATGGGFEINDPSSDLGVAISILSSLKNIPPIASSSFIGELGLSGQVRKSNNLRTKIEEAVRLGIKNIVVPKLEDELNNNFQNLINIKEISNIKEAVEYSLSE from the coding sequence ATGTCTAGCAAATTATCGACTTTTATTTGTCAGAATTGCGGATCTGAAACTTCTCAATACTTTGGTAAATGCCTGAATTGCAACTCATGGAATTCAATTGTTGAAGAAGTAAAAAGTAAGACATCTAAATATAAAGAAATAAAAAATATAAAAAATAGTAAAAAATCTATACCCTTTAATGAGATTTCATCAAAAAAAATATCTAGATTTACAACTGGTTTTAGGGAATTTGATAGAGTTTTAGGAGGTGGAATAGTACCTGGATCTGTTGTTTTACTAGGGGGAGAACCAGGTATAGGTAAAAGCACAATAGTTCTTCAATCAGCAGGAAAAATATCTCTTAATGAGAAAGTTTTATACATAACTGCAGAAGAATCTTTAGAACAAGTAAAAATTAGATGGGAAAGATTGAACCAAAAAAGTATTGATTTAAAAATTTTTGCTGAAACCAATTTGTCCTTAATTATCGAAGAGATAAAATGTGTAAATCCAAGTTTCGCAATTATAGATAGTATTCAAGCCATCTATAATCATGAGATGCAAAGTTCGCCTGGATCTGTTTCTCAAGTTAGAGAATGTTCATCTGAATTGCAAAATCTTGCCAAAGACAATAATATTGCTCTTTTAATAATTGGTCATGTAACCAAAGATGGTGCTTTAGCTGGTCCTAAAACTCTAGAGCATTTAGTTGATACAGTAATAAACTTTGAAGGAGATAATATTTCCTCACATAGATTACTTAGAAGTATAAAAAATCGATTTGGATCAACCTTTGAAATTGGAATTTTTGAAATGTTAGAAGAGGGCTTACGAGAGATCAAGAACCCAAGTTCAATTTTTACAAATAAAGAAAATATTTCAGGTGTGACAACTACTATTACAAATGAAGGTACTCGACCATTAGCAGTTGACATACAAGCACTGGTAAATAAAACCTTTTATAGTAATCCAAGACGAACTACAACTGGAATCAGCATAAATAGATTACATCAAATACTAGCTGTTATTGAAAAACACGTAGGTATAAAATTATCTGAATTTGATTGTTATATAGCTACTGGTGGGGGGTTTGAGATTAATGATCCCTCATCTGACTTAGGTGTAGCAATATCAATTTTATCAAGTTTAAAAAATATTCCACCTATAGCAAGTAGCTCATTTATTGGGGAATTAGGCTTAAGCGGTCAGGTTAGAAAATCGAATAACCTTCGAACAAAGATCGAGGAAGCTGTAAGACTAGGTATCAAAAATATAGTAGTGCCAAAATTAGAGGATGAACTAAATAATAATTTTCAAAATTTAATAAATATCAAAGAGATTTCCAATATTAAAGAAGCAGTTGAATATTCTTTATCAGAGTAG
- a CDS encoding response regulator transcription factor: MALSSQNKETILVADDEASIRRILETRLSMIGYKVVTASDGKEALKLFKDYEPDLVVLDVMMPKLDGYGVCQELRKDSDVPIVMLTALGDVADRITGLELGADDYVVKPFSPKELEARIRCVLRRIDKEQIPGMPNSGLILVTDIKIDTNRRQVFKSDERIRLTGMEFSLLELLVSRSGEPFSRGEILKEVWGYTPERHVDTRVVDVHISRLRSKLEADPANPELILTARGTGYLFQRIVDIAPFDGK, translated from the coding sequence ATGGCTTTATCTAGTCAAAATAAAGAAACAATCCTAGTCGCAGATGACGAGGCAAGTATTAGAAGAATTCTCGAGACGCGTCTCTCAATGATTGGCTACAAAGTTGTAACCGCAAGTGATGGTAAAGAGGCACTAAAGTTATTTAAAGATTATGAACCTGATTTAGTGGTGCTTGATGTAATGATGCCAAAGTTAGATGGCTATGGAGTTTGTCAAGAATTAAGAAAAGATTCTGATGTGCCAATTGTGATGTTAACTGCATTAGGAGATGTTGCTGATAGGATAACAGGCTTAGAATTAGGGGCAGATGATTATGTAGTTAAACCATTTAGCCCAAAAGAATTAGAAGCTAGAATTAGGTGCGTTTTAAGAAGAATTGACAAAGAACAAATACCTGGGATGCCTAATTCAGGATTAATTTTGGTCACTGATATAAAAATCGATACAAATCGAAGACAAGTTTTTAAGAGTGATGAGAGAATTAGATTAACCGGTATGGAATTTAGTCTTCTAGAGCTATTAGTAAGCCGATCAGGAGAACCATTTAGTAGAGGAGAGATATTAAAAGAGGTTTGGGGATATACCCCAGAGAGACATGTAGATACAAGGGTTGTCGATGTTCACATATCAAGACTAAGGTCAAAACTTGAGGCAGATCCAGCAAATCCTGAATTGATATTGACAGCAAGAGGCACAGGATATCTTTTTCAACGTATTGTAGATATTGCTCCTTTTGATGGTAAATAA
- a CDS encoding ketoacyl-ACP synthase III, with protein MEGIKFNQIGVSFKGSGSFVPDQILTNKKISQKVDTSDEWIKSRTGISERRISSLEDNVTEMGYRAALSAIEMTNWDIETIDLILLATSTPHDLFGSAPSIQAKLGAHNAVAFDLTAACSGFLFALITASQFLKGGRFKRAIVIGADQLSSFVDWDDRRSCILFGDGAGALAIEASNEFDNLIGFDMKTDGERGSFLNLPSKNNNDSIVDNIDFLSGGFAPIQMNGQEVYKFAVKEVPIILDNLFRKTNYSSGEVDWLVLHQANQRILDSVGDRLKIPREKILSNLEKYGNTSAATIPLMIDEAIRNNIIKQNDIIATSGFGAGLSWGAALIKWG; from the coding sequence TTGGAAGGTATAAAGTTTAATCAGATTGGAGTCTCATTTAAAGGAAGCGGTAGTTTTGTACCTGATCAAATATTAACTAATAAAAAAATTAGTCAAAAAGTAGATACTAGTGATGAATGGATAAAATCTAGAACTGGCATTTCTGAGAGAAGAATTTCTAGCTTAGAAGATAATGTAACTGAGATGGGTTATAGGGCTGCGCTATCCGCGATTGAAATGACTAATTGGGATATTGAAACTATCGATTTGATTCTATTGGCAACATCTACTCCACATGATTTATTCGGTTCAGCGCCATCAATTCAAGCTAAATTAGGCGCTCATAATGCCGTAGCTTTCGATTTAACTGCAGCATGCAGTGGTTTTTTGTTTGCTCTAATAACAGCCTCACAATTTTTGAAAGGTGGCCGATTTAAAAGGGCTATTGTTATAGGAGCAGATCAATTATCAAGTTTTGTTGATTGGGATGATAGAAGAAGTTGTATTCTCTTTGGAGATGGTGCAGGTGCATTAGCAATTGAAGCTTCAAATGAATTTGATAATCTAATTGGTTTTGATATGAAAACTGACGGTGAAAGGGGTTCTTTCCTAAATCTTCCGTCAAAAAATAATAATGATTCAATTGTTGATAATATTGATTTTTTAAGTGGAGGTTTTGCTCCAATTCAGATGAATGGTCAGGAAGTTTATAAATTTGCAGTTAAAGAGGTTCCTATAATTCTTGATAATTTGTTTAGAAAAACTAATTATAGTTCTGGTGAAGTTGATTGGCTTGTATTACATCAAGCTAATCAAAGAATATTAGATTCTGTAGGAGATAGATTAAAAATTCCTAGAGAAAAAATACTTAGCAATTTAGAAAAATATGGTAATACATCAGCGGCAACAATACCACTAATGATTGATGAAGCTATTAGAAATAATATTATTAAGCAAAATGATATTATTGCTACAAGTGGTTTTGGTGCTGGGCTAAGTTGGGGTGCAGCCCTCATTAAATGGGGTTAA
- the plsX gene encoding phosphate acyltransferase PlsX, translating into MGKDSVHKLNKSRAIRRLVIWYKRNSAVTSIVDTAASSAATASNVAGNVVSGAGSVVSTASNVASNVAGNVAGNVVSSAESVVSTASSVVSNASSLAKNTLQPLVFDPLKRLQNSDNILDKGEETQSKRIWIAVDGMGGDYAPGPILEGCLEAISRFPINIKFVGNIEKVKNTAEKFGLLEALEKEIYNNRFELIDSGDPIGMNEEATAVRKKKNASINVAMDLVRNNKAQAVYSAGNSGAMMASAIFRIGRLKGIDRPAIGALFPTRDQTRPVLVLDVGANTDCKPSYLHQFALLGNIYAKDVLQVKTPRIGLLNIGEEECKGNELSLKTFELLSNEQSFQFGGNCEGRDVLSGNFDVVVCDGFTGNILLKFLESVGGVLLDILRSELPRGRRGKVGSAFLKSNLLRIKKRLDHAEHGGALLLGVNGICVIGHGSSKSLSVVSALRLAHSAVNHDVMENLNQLQKLQVLNS; encoded by the coding sequence ATGGGAAAAGATTCTGTACATAAACTTAATAAGTCTAGAGCTATCAGAAGATTAGTTATATGGTATAAAAGAAACTCGGCTGTCACTTCAATAGTTGATACGGCAGCTAGTTCTGCTGCTACTGCTAGTAATGTTGCAGGCAATGTGGTTTCTGGTGCTGGATCAGTTGTTAGTACAGCAAGTAATGTTGCTAGTAACGTTGCAGGTAATGTTGCAGGTAATGTGGTTTCAAGTGCTGAATCTGTAGTGAGTACTGCTAGTAGTGTAGTTTCAAATGCTAGTTCATTGGCAAAAAATACATTACAACCATTAGTTTTTGATCCATTAAAAAGATTACAAAATAGCGATAATATTTTAGATAAGGGTGAAGAAACTCAATCTAAAAGAATTTGGATCGCAGTTGATGGTATGGGTGGAGATTATGCTCCTGGTCCAATTCTTGAGGGTTGTCTAGAAGCCATAAGTAGATTTCCAATAAATATTAAATTCGTAGGTAACATTGAGAAAGTTAAAAATACAGCAGAAAAATTTGGTTTATTAGAAGCACTGGAAAAAGAAATTTATAATAACCGTTTTGAATTGATAGATAGTGGCGATCCTATAGGGATGAACGAAGAAGCTACAGCAGTCAGGAAAAAGAAAAATGCAAGTATAAATGTTGCGATGGATTTGGTAAGAAATAATAAAGCTCAGGCTGTATACTCAGCTGGTAATTCAGGCGCAATGATGGCTTCTGCCATATTTAGGATTGGTAGATTGAAAGGTATTGATAGACCCGCAATAGGCGCATTATTTCCAACAAGAGACCAAACTAGACCTGTGTTAGTTTTAGATGTTGGTGCAAATACTGATTGCAAACCCTCCTATCTTCATCAGTTTGCTCTTCTTGGTAATATTTATGCAAAAGATGTACTACAAGTAAAAACCCCAAGAATTGGTCTTTTAAATATCGGCGAGGAAGAATGTAAAGGTAATGAGTTATCTTTAAAAACATTTGAATTACTATCTAATGAACAAAGTTTTCAGTTTGGAGGGAATTGTGAAGGAAGAGATGTATTATCAGGTAATTTTGATGTAGTTGTTTGTGATGGATTTACTGGCAATATATTATTAAAATTTCTTGAGTCTGTGGGGGGTGTTTTGTTGGATATTTTGAGATCTGAGCTACCAAGAGGACGGCGGGGAAAAGTTGGCTCCGCTTTTTTAAAAAGTAATCTACTCAGAATTAAGAAGAGGTTGGATCATGCCGAACATGGTGGTGCTTTATTACTTGGCGTAAATGGTATTTGCGTTATCGGTCATGGTAGCAGTAAGTCCTTATCAGTAGTTAGCGCTCTTCGCCTGGCACACTCAGCAGTTAATCATGACGTGATGGAAAATTTAAATCAACTTCAAAAGCTTCAAGTTTTAAATTCATAA
- a CDS encoding CCA tRNA nucleotidyltransferase, whose amino-acid sequence MKKSILTNHTLIVDKLETSIKFHNLNYILGFFPKGSYLVGGYIRDIILGRETEKVDFDIVVPSNAIEIGKKIANKIGSKFIILDKKREVVRIILNNIYIDIANQVSSTIEGDLCSRDLSINSIAFLFDKKCLFDPLNGLKDLELSIIRTHSEKNLLNDPLRILRCFRFVSELNFKIDVNLITFIKKNKGKLYFVAKERINYEIQKIVHGANALDALILIKKIDIFGTENLSEDSFFLDLEKINYAELNQEEKEKFLPLFFIAQILDVASLEKLGFSKAEIAKTKLMRKWHFFLKNKNTAQLDELDRFKLHQELEMFLPSFIFYLPQNLRFDWLSRWRDKEDKLFHPSNLLNGDVIKKNLKIEDGPILGDLLQYLSKELAYKRLNNFDEAIYKATQWIEQNAPKCD is encoded by the coding sequence ATGAAAAAAAGCATTCTCACAAATCATACACTAATAGTTGATAAATTAGAAACAAGTATAAAATTTCATAATTTGAATTATATTTTAGGTTTCTTTCCTAAAGGATCATATTTGGTTGGTGGTTACATAAGGGATATTATTTTGGGAAGAGAAACAGAAAAGGTAGATTTTGATATCGTTGTACCTTCAAATGCAATTGAAATTGGTAAAAAGATTGCAAATAAAATTGGATCAAAATTTATAATTTTAGATAAAAAACGAGAAGTAGTTCGAATAATACTTAATAATATTTATATTGATATTGCTAATCAGGTTTCATCAACAATCGAAGGAGATTTGTGTTCTAGGGACTTATCAATTAATTCAATTGCTTTTTTATTTGATAAGAAGTGTTTGTTTGATCCATTAAACGGTCTTAAAGATCTAGAGCTATCAATAATTAGAACTCATTCTGAAAAAAATTTACTAAATGATCCTTTACGAATATTAAGGTGTTTTCGCTTTGTTTCAGAATTGAATTTTAAGATTGATGTTAATTTAATTACTTTTATTAAAAAAAATAAAGGGAAATTATATTTTGTTGCTAAAGAGAGGATTAATTATGAAATACAGAAAATTGTACATGGCGCAAATGCTCTTGATGCGCTTATTTTGATAAAAAAAATTGATATATTTGGTACTGAGAATTTATCTGAAGATTCTTTTTTTTTGGATTTAGAGAAGATAAATTATGCAGAACTTAATCAGGAAGAAAAAGAAAAGTTTTTACCATTATTTTTTATTGCTCAAATTTTAGATGTTGCATCTTTAGAGAAACTTGGATTTAGTAAAGCTGAAATTGCAAAAACTAAGTTAATGCGAAAATGGCACTTTTTTTTGAAGAACAAAAATACCGCTCAGTTAGATGAATTAGATAGATTTAAATTACATCAAGAGTTAGAGATGTTTCTTCCTTCTTTTATTTTTTATTTACCTCAAAATTTGCGATTTGATTGGCTAAGTAGATGGCGAGATAAGGAAGATAAATTATTCCACCCCTCAAATTTACTTAATGGCGATGTAATCAAAAAAAATTTGAAAATAGAGGATGGGCCTATCTTAGGAGATCTTTTACAGTATCTTTCAAAGGAACTTGCATATAAAAGATTGAATAATTTTGATGAAGCTATTTATAAAGCAACGCAATGGATTGAACAAAATGCGCCAAAATGTGATTAA
- a CDS encoding RNA-binding protein, with amino-acid sequence MGIRIYIGNLPQGFNPKEFDEILKSVSDSIRFKAVLDKETKESRGFGFATTNNEENANLLIQKLNGFEFNGSKLRVELSEKKDSASNKRNSGNLKRNKKRKDFKKIVHSDAPNLEAPDPRWAGELSKLKDLLANQKTPA; translated from the coding sequence ATGGGCATTCGTATTTACATTGGCAACTTACCACAAGGATTTAATCCAAAAGAATTTGATGAGATTTTAAAATCAGTTTCTGATTCCATTAGATTTAAAGCAGTTTTAGATAAAGAAACTAAGGAATCTAGAGGTTTTGGTTTCGCCACAACAAACAATGAAGAGAATGCAAATTTATTAATTCAAAAATTAAATGGTTTTGAATTTAATGGTTCTAAATTAAGAGTAGAGTTATCAGAAAAGAAAGATTCCGCTTCAAATAAAAGAAATAGCGGAAATTTAAAGAGGAATAAGAAGAGGAAAGATTTCAAGAAAATTGTGCATAGTGATGCTCCAAATCTTGAGGCACCTGATCCAAGATGGGCGGGAGAACTATCTAAATTAAAAGATTTATTGGCTAATCAGAAGACACCTGCTTAA
- a CDS encoding molecular chaperone: MTNKLKQKENFSSLVIHSTDNSFGFGYRKENNLDSDELFIKKFDNDLCNNLIDDLNKFISKENLQKISKVSVSIGPANFNASRLIVVLARTISQQINCPIDSFSSFEIMAKRIASRNNIFSNKQSFWIYKKLKRKGFIAGKYEICHNEKNPSNPVIREKIIPKVVKELEGKELYFEAIYDDKEDLKELLDLSNKNLFNSNEDSWQKVLPLYPISPIN, from the coding sequence ATGACAAATAAACTCAAACAAAAGGAAAATTTCTCTTCATTAGTAATTCATAGCACAGACAATTCTTTTGGCTTTGGATATAGAAAAGAAAATAACCTTGATTCTGATGAATTATTTATCAAAAAATTTGATAATGACCTTTGCAATAACTTAATTGATGATCTTAACAAATTTATTTCAAAAGAAAATTTACAAAAAATAAGTAAGGTATCTGTCAGCATAGGGCCAGCAAATTTTAATGCTTCACGACTTATTGTAGTTTTAGCAAGAACAATCTCACAACAAATAAATTGTCCAATAGACAGTTTCAGTTCATTTGAAATAATGGCAAAAAGAATTGCATCAAGAAATAATATCTTTTCAAACAAACAATCATTCTGGATTTACAAAAAATTAAAACGAAAGGGTTTCATAGCAGGTAAATATGAAATTTGTCATAACGAAAAAAATCCCTCAAATCCAGTCATTCGAGAAAAAATTATACCAAAAGTTGTTAAAGAACTTGAGGGTAAAGAACTTTATTTTGAGGCTATTTACGACGATAAAGAAGATTTAAAAGAACTATTAGATTTATCAAATAAAAATTTGTTTAATTCAAATGAGGATTCCTGGCAAAAAGTTTTGCCTCTCTACCCTATTTCTCCAATTAACTAA
- a CDS encoding 1-acyl-sn-glycerol-3-phosphate acyltransferase has protein sequence MKNDIFQKLIYQLVSKLFVFPIYKFVFKGHLIGRENIPKKGSFIVVSNHGSLLDPPLLGHALDHNISFMAKAELFKIPVLGFIIRACGAYPVKRGIADKNTIKIACEKLSNNKSIGIFIDGTRQKNGRVNKPKQGAALLAFKNQKLLLPVALINSHKLVRFKFCIPFFSKIVIKVGKPVQPPESLLRNDLNSVTINLQDEINNLIG, from the coding sequence ATGAAAAATGATATTTTTCAAAAATTAATCTATCAATTGGTTAGCAAACTTTTTGTATTCCCTATTTATAAATTTGTATTTAAGGGACATTTGATTGGCAGAGAAAATATACCGAAAAAAGGTTCTTTCATAGTGGTATCTAATCATGGTTCTTTATTAGATCCACCTTTATTGGGACATGCTCTTGACCATAATATATCTTTTATGGCAAAGGCTGAGCTTTTTAAAATCCCTGTTCTTGGATTTATTATTAGGGCATGTGGAGCTTATCCAGTAAAAAGAGGCATTGCTGATAAAAATACCATCAAAATAGCATGTGAAAAATTATCTAATAACAAAAGTATTGGAATTTTTATTGATGGCACTCGTCAGAAAAATGGACGAGTTAATAAGCCAAAGCAAGGTGCTGCATTATTAGCTTTTAAGAATCAAAAATTATTATTGCCTGTTGCTCTAATTAATTCTCATAAATTAGTAAGATTTAAATTCTGCATTCCTTTCTTTTCAAAAATAGTTATTAAGGTCGGAAAACCTGTCCAACCGCCAGAGAGCTTGTTAAGAAACGATCTGAATTCCGTAACCATCAATCTTCAAGATGAAATTAATAATTTGATTGGATGA
- a CDS encoding Ycf34 family protein, which produces MCICINCKWVDRCITYHDVENNHGVDHICDLPDFKAKKPYIHVNIVKDKNGDYKTDWDVQSCESFENEFGKWAKCNPGMELPV; this is translated from the coding sequence ATGTGCATTTGCATCAACTGTAAATGGGTTGATAGATGTATCACATATCATGATGTTGAGAATAATCATGGTGTTGATCATATTTGTGATCTACCTGATTTTAAAGCAAAAAAACCATACATTCATGTCAATATAGTTAAAGATAAAAATGGTGATTATAAAACTGATTGGGATGTTCAATCTTGTGAAAGTTTTGAAAATGAATTTGGTAAATGGGCTAAATGTAATCCAGGGATGGAATTACCTGTTTAA